In Paludibaculum fermentans, the genomic stretch CGAGCCTCTACCGTGTAGTTCTTCCATTCGGGTTCACCGGTGACGAGCATGGCGTTGAACCATGCGGGGCGATCGGTGAGACCCTGCTGCTCGACGTAGGACTTACCGTTCTCGTCGCTGGCGATCCAGGCGTCCTGATGGACGATGGGGTTGAACCACGGCTCCAGGGGCACCCCGCGGTGCGGCAGGTAGTGATACTCCTGGATGGCGGCGTTCAACTGTCCGACGGGTTGGGAGAGCCAACCGGGCGGAAAGCGCGAGAAGTCGTCGCGAATCAGATCGCCGGCCAGCAGGGGCAGGCAGAGCGCGAGCAGGGCAGGAGTGCGCATGCGCGCCCATTTTACAGGGCCGGGCCTGCGAGTTGTAGAGGCGGCCGGTTATTCGCCGCCGCTCACGGCCAGGCCGACGGGCACGAAGTAGACCTTTTGCGCGTTGGTGTCCAGAACCTGGGCGGGCTGCTCTCCGGCGATGCCGTTGCGCAGCAGGAAGAGCGAGTTGGAGCCCATGCGGTCGAGACCGCTGGGCACGAAGTCCAGGTCGAGGGCGCCTTTCAGCGAGTTGGAGCCAAGGTCGTAGGCCAGGATCTGGCGGGATTCGGCATTCGCCACATACAGCAGCTTGCCGTCCTGGGAGAGGGCGACGCCCACGGGGTCGGCTACGCCGCTGCCGGCGGAAGCCACATTGGCCAGATTCGGATTCTGAGCCCAGTTCGTCACGCGGGTGACGGTACTCAGTCCGCGGTCAGCCACATAGAGAGCATTTCCAGCGAGCAACAAGGCGCCTGCCTGGGTGAGCGGCATGAGCATCCGGGGCTCCGCGCCAGCGGTCAGGAGATAGAGGGTGCCGGACGACTGTCCCTGTGTGGCAGCGAAGGCGAAGCCGGCATTCTTATCCACGGCCAGGGACACGATGCGTTCCGTGATGCCGGACACGCTGACAGAACCGGCGAGCTTGGGTTCGGAGGCCAGCCCGGACCAGAGGTCGAGCTGCGTCGCGTCGGCGTTCAGGAGTCCGACGGATTCGGCGCCATCGCTCCAGACCACGCGCGAGGGAACGGCGGCCTGCTTGGCGAACTCGCGCCACACGGGCGCGCCGCCATCTAGCCGTCGCACGAGGTACAGGGACTGGTCCTTGGCCACGAGGGCGTTGCGGCCGTCGGGTGCGGTGGACGCGAAATCGAACGAGCGGACGAGCGGGCTGCCGGCGTAGGCCGAGCCGGGCATACCAATGATGGGGCGCACCGAGCGGGATTGTTCATCGATCAACAGGCCGGAAACCGGACCGCTGAGGGCAGATTCTTGAGCTGCGGCGGATCCTGCAGCCAGAGCCAAACAGAGAACAGCGCGTGTGGCTTTATTCAACATAAATCGGCCTCCAGAATGTCCCAGTGATCTAACTCTTATAGCAGATTCGCCTTGAGGCAGAAAGGTTGCGCGAACCTTTGGGATCGGAGGACAGGCCTCTCGAAGATGATTGGCTTCGTTTCGGCGAGGGGCTTCAGCCGACGAACTGGGCCAGTGGTTTGCCGGAATCGGCGTGCTGGACAAACCGGTTGGAGAGGCCTTGGCTGTACTCGATGGCGATGGGGATGCCACCCTCAAACCTCAGTTTGGCGAGGATCTGCTCGTGCAGGGGACCGGAGAAGCGCTCGTCCACGAGTGGTTGGAGGCGGGTGACATCGGCGAGGGGCGCATTTTCGGCGAAGGACTGGATGGCGGGGGCGCGTTGGAGGAGAAGCGCGGAGCGTTCGGTCTGGAGTTTGCGGAGTTCGTTCAGAGCGCGGTAGAGGGAGCGCTCGAGGTCGCGACGATAGCGGGCGTAGCGATCCAGGTTGGCGGCCTCGGGGCCCGGCTCGGCCAATGGGTTCGTTTCGGCGAGGATGAGGGACTCGAAGGTTTCGATGCGGCGGAGGTTCCAGGAGTGGGAGAGGATGCGGTGGAAGAGTTCTTCCTCGAGGCAGCCGGTGGGGCGGGTTTGGAGGCGCAATTCGGCTGCGAGGGTGTCGAACTCGATTCGTTCGTATTCGCCGATCTTCAGGGCGAGCGAGGTGAGGCCGTGTTTGCGGGCGTTCTGGGCGGATTGGGCTTTGCCTTCAGCGGAGGCGGGTCCGGTGGAAAGGCGAGCGTTTGCCTGATTGGCAGTGACCTGAGCGGCGGAAGCCATGATGGAAGTCTCCTTAGAAATAGAAAAAGCCGGCGTGGTGGCCGGCTGCGATTCCACGATAGCTGGTGAGGTCAAGGGCGATTCGCCTTTTGTTCTGTGAGGGCTGTTGAAAATAAAGGACAAATATATCGCAAACCCCTGTGACTCCCGTTCAGAAGCCACGGATCTGGAGATGGTTGCGATAGAGAACGCGCTATCGACACCGTTGAGCAGCGGCACGCCGGCCATGCGGAATGGCAGACTTAGCCTCATTCGGGGGCTTGCAGGCGCCCCAGAGAAACGAGAGACTGGCTCTTGTTGATGTCGTCGAAAATCAGGTAAACATGCCGTTTTATCGTAAATTGTTCATGCTTTCAGTGATCAACCTGTCCTGGCAGGCGGCGTCAATGGAGGCGGCGCCCCAGAAGGTAGCCGCGTCAGCAATCAGCTTCGAGCAAAACGTGGGACAGATGAGCAGCCAAGCCCGCTTCGCGGTGCGAGGGGCATCCGAAGCGCTGTTCCTGGCGGCGGGAGAGGCAGTTTATGTGCGGGGGCCGCGCCTGACGGCCGCTCCCCCCGCGCGCAAGGCGATGGTGTCGGGAGAACGGCCGGATCTCACCCAGATTCTGGCCGCGGGCGTCCCGTCCAAGCCCGGGGCAGCCACTGCCAGAGCGGACGATTCCGACCCGGCTGTGGTGCGGATGCAATTTGCCGGCTCGCAGGCGGCGCCCATCGTGGGGCGCGAGGCGCTGCCGACTACGGGCAACTGGTTTTACGGCAACGACAAATCGCGCTGGCGAGCCAATATCCCGCGTTTCGGACGAGTACGCTACGAGGGTCTGTATCCGGGCATTGACCTGGAGTTTCGTGGAGACGACGAGCGGCTGGAGTACGATTTCGTGCTTGGGCCGAATGCCGATCCCGATCGGATCCGGTTGCGCTTCCAGGGGGCGCGGTCGCAGCGAATCAATGCCGAAGGAGACCTGGTGCTGGAGACGCATCAGGGGCCGCTGGTGCATCGCAAACCGGTGCTGTACCAGACAACGGCCACGGGGCGAAGGCAGGTGGACGGCCAATTCGCGCTGCTCGCTTCGGGCGAGGTGGCTTTCCGGGTGGGCGACTACGACCGAAGCCGGGCGTTGGTGATCGATCCCGTGGTGTACAACACCCGACTGGGCGGCGCCAGCGCCGGGGCCGACTATGGGACGAGCGCCCCCTCGCATGTGACCTGGTATACGCCGCGCTACACGGCTGTGGACTCCTCGGGCAAAGTTTATGTCATCGGCTACACCACTGCCTGGGATTTTCCGGTAGTGAACGGGCCCCGCGTCACTCCCACGGGTGGGCTGTACCTGGCGAAATTCGACCCGGCGCTT encodes the following:
- a CDS encoding YncE family protein, which gives rise to MRPIIGMPGSAYAGSPLVRSFDFASTAPDGRNALVAKDQSLYLVRRLDGGAPVWREFAKQAAVPSRVVWSDGAESVGLLNADATQLDLWSGLASEPKLAGSVSVSGITERIVSLAVDKNAGFAFAATQGQSSGTLYLLTAGAEPRMLMPLTQAGALLLAGNALYVADRGLSTVTRVTNWAQNPNLANVASAGSGVADPVGVALSQDGKLLYVANAESRQILAYDLGSNSLKGALDLDFVPSGLDRMGSNSLFLLRNGIAGEQPAQVLDTNAQKVYFVPVGLAVSGGE